One part of the Homo sapiens chromosome 19, GRCh38.p14 Primary Assembly genome encodes these proteins:
- the DYRK1B gene encoding dual specificity tyrosine-phosphorylation-regulated kinase 1B isoform X4, producing the protein MAVPPGHGPFSGFPGPQEHTQVLPDVRLLPRRLPLAFRDATSAPLRKLSVDLIKTYKHINEVYYAKKKRRAQQAPPQDSSNKKEKKVLNHGYDDDNHDYIVRSGERWLERYEIDSLIGKGSFGQVVKAYDHQTQELVAIKIIKNKKAFLNQAQIELRLLELMNQHDTEMKYYIVHLKRHFMFRNHLCLVFELLSYNLYDLLRNTHFRGVSLNLTRKLAQQLCTALLFLATPELSIIHCDLKPENILLCNPKRSAIKIVDFGSSCQLGQRIYQYIQSRFYRSPEVLLGTPYDLAIDMWSLGCILVEMHTGEPLFSGSNEVDQMNRIVEVLGIPPAAMLDQAPKARKYFERLPGGGWTLRRTKELRKDYQGPGTRRLQEVLGVQTGGPGGRRAGEPGHSPADYLRFQDLVLRMLEYEPAARISPLGALQHGFFRRTADEATNTGPAGSSASTSPAPLDTCPSSSTASSISSSGGSSGSSSDNRTYRYSNRYCGGPGPPITDCEMNSPQVPPSQPLRPWAGGDVPHKTHQAPASASSLPGTGAQLPPQPRYLGRPPSPTSPPPPELMDVSLVGGPADCSPPHPAPAPQHPAASALRTRMTGGRPPLPPPDDPATLGPHLGLRGVPQSTAASS; encoded by the exons ATGGCCGTCCCACCGGGCCATGGTCCCTTCTCTGGCTTCCCAGGGCCCCAGGAGCACACGCAG GTATTGCCTGATGTGCGGCTACTGCCTCGGAGGCTGCCCCTGGCCTTCCGGGATGCAACCTCAGCCCCGCTGCGTAAGCTCTCTGTGGACCTCATCAAGACCTACAAGCACATCAAtgag GTATACTATGCGAAGAAGAAGCGGCGGGCCCAGCAGGCGCCACCCCAGGATTCGAGCaacaagaaggagaagaaggtcCTGAACCATGGTTATGATGACGACAACCATGACTACATCGTGCGCAGTGGCGAGCGCTGGCTGGAGCGCTACGAAATTGACTCGCTCATTGGCAAAGGCTCCTTTGGCCAG GTGGTGAAAGCCTATGATCATCAGACCCAGGAGCTTGTGGCCATCAAGATCATCAAGAACAAAAAGGCTTTCCTGAACCAGGCCCAGATTGAGCTGCGGCTGCTGGAGCTGATGAACCAGCATGACACGGAGATGAAGTACTATATAG TACACCTGAAGCGGCACTTCATGTTCCGGAACCACCTGTGCCTGGTATTTGAGCTGCTGTCCTACAACCTGTACGACCTCCTGCGCAACACCCACTTCCGCGGCGTCTCGCTGAACCTGACCCGGAAGCTGGCGCAGCAGCTCTGCACGGCACTGCTCTTTCTGGCCACGCCTGAGCTCAGCATCATTCACTGCGACCTCAAGCCCGAAAACATCTTGCTGTGCAACCCCAAGCGCAGCGCCATCAAGATTGTGGACTTCGGCAGCTCCTGCCAGCTTGGCCAGAGG ATCTACCAGTATATCCAGAGCCGCTTCTACCGCTCACCTGAGGTGCTCCTGGGCACACCCTACGACCTGGCCATTGACATGTGGTCCCTGGGCTGCATCCTTGTGGAGATGCACACCGGAGAGCCCCTCTTCAGTGGCTCCAATGAG GTCGACCAGATGAACCGCATTGTGGAGGTGCTGGGCATCCCACCGGCCGCCATGCTGGACCAGGCGCCCAAGGCTCGCAAGTACTTTGAACGGCTGCCTGGGGGTGGCTGGACCCTACGAAGGACGAAAGAACTCAGGAAG GATTACCAGGGCCCCGGGACACGGCGGCTGCAGGAGGTGCTGGGCGTGCAGACGGGCGGGCCCGGGGGCCGGCGGGCGGGGGAGCCGGGCCACAGCCCCGCCGACTACCTCCGCTTCCAGGACCTGGTGCTGCGCATGCTGGAGTATGAGCCCGCCGCCCGCATCAGCCCCCTGGGGGCTCTGCAGCACGGCTTCTTCCGCCGCACGGCCGACGAGGCCACCAACACGGGCCCGGCAGGCAGCAGTGCCTCCACCTCGCCCGCGCCCCTCGACACCTGCCCCTCTTCCAGCACCGCCAGCTCCATCTCCAGTTCTG GAGGCTCCAGTGGCTCCTCCAGTGACAACCGGACCTACCGCTACAGCAACCGATATTGTGGGGGCCCTGGGCCCCCTATCACAGACTGTGAGATGAACAGCCCCCAG GTCCCACCCTCCCAGCCGCTGCGGCCCTGGGCAGGGGGTGATGTGCCCCACAAGACACATCaagcccctgcctctgcctcgtCACTGCCTGGGACCGGGGCCCAGTTACCCCCCCAGCCCCGATACCTTGGTCGTCCCCCATCACCAACCTCACCACCACCCCCGGAGCTGATGGATGTGAGCCTGGTGGGCGGCCCTGCTGACTGCTCCCCACCTCACCCAGCGCCTGCCCCCCAGCACCCGGCTGCCTCAGCCCTCCGGACTCGGATGACTGGAGGTCGTCCACCCCTCCCGCCTCCTGATGACCCTGCCACTCTGGGGCCTCACCTGGGCCTCCGTGGTGTACCCCAGAGCACAGCAGCCAGCTCGTGA
- the DYRK1B gene encoding dual specificity tyrosine-phosphorylation-regulated kinase 1B isoform p65 (isoform p65 is encoded by transcript variant 2), translated as MAVPPGHGPFSGFPGPQEHTQVLPDVRLLPRRLPLAFRDATSAPLRKLSVDLIKTYKHINEVYYAKKKRRAQQAPPQDSSNKKEKKVLNHGYDDDNHDYIVRSGERWLERYEIDSLIGKGSFGQVVKAYDHQTQELVAIKIIKNKKAFLNQAQIELRLLELMNQHDTEMKYYIVHLKRHFMFRNHLCLVFELLSYNLYDLLRNTHFRGVSLNLTRKLAQQLCTALLFLATPELSIIHCDLKPENILLCNPKRSAIKIVDFGSSCQLGQRIYQYIQSRFYRSPEVLLGTPYDLAIDMWSLGCILVEMHTGEPLFSGSNEVDQMNRIVEVLGIPPAAMLDQAPKARKYFERLPGGGWTLRRTKELRKDLVLRMLEYEPAARISPLGALQHGFFRRTADEATNTGPAGSSASTSPAPLDTCPSSSTASSISSSGGSSGSSSDNRTYRYSNRYCGGPGPPITDCEMNSPQVPPSQPLRPWAGGDVPHKTHQAPASASSLPGTGAQLPPQPRYLGRPPSPTSPPPPELMDVSLVGGPADCSPPHPAPAPQHPAASALRTRMTGGRPPLPPPDDPATLGPHLGLRGVPQSTAASS; from the exons ATGGCCGTCCCACCGGGCCATGGTCCCTTCTCTGGCTTCCCAGGGCCCCAGGAGCACACGCAG GTATTGCCTGATGTGCGGCTACTGCCTCGGAGGCTGCCCCTGGCCTTCCGGGATGCAACCTCAGCCCCGCTGCGTAAGCTCTCTGTGGACCTCATCAAGACCTACAAGCACATCAAtgag GTATACTATGCGAAGAAGAAGCGGCGGGCCCAGCAGGCGCCACCCCAGGATTCGAGCaacaagaaggagaagaaggtcCTGAACCATGGTTATGATGACGACAACCATGACTACATCGTGCGCAGTGGCGAGCGCTGGCTGGAGCGCTACGAAATTGACTCGCTCATTGGCAAAGGCTCCTTTGGCCAG GTGGTGAAAGCCTATGATCATCAGACCCAGGAGCTTGTGGCCATCAAGATCATCAAGAACAAAAAGGCTTTCCTGAACCAGGCCCAGATTGAGCTGCGGCTGCTGGAGCTGATGAACCAGCATGACACGGAGATGAAGTACTATATAG TACACCTGAAGCGGCACTTCATGTTCCGGAACCACCTGTGCCTGGTATTTGAGCTGCTGTCCTACAACCTGTACGACCTCCTGCGCAACACCCACTTCCGCGGCGTCTCGCTGAACCTGACCCGGAAGCTGGCGCAGCAGCTCTGCACGGCACTGCTCTTTCTGGCCACGCCTGAGCTCAGCATCATTCACTGCGACCTCAAGCCCGAAAACATCTTGCTGTGCAACCCCAAGCGCAGCGCCATCAAGATTGTGGACTTCGGCAGCTCCTGCCAGCTTGGCCAGAGG ATCTACCAGTATATCCAGAGCCGCTTCTACCGCTCACCTGAGGTGCTCCTGGGCACACCCTACGACCTGGCCATTGACATGTGGTCCCTGGGCTGCATCCTTGTGGAGATGCACACCGGAGAGCCCCTCTTCAGTGGCTCCAATGAG GTCGACCAGATGAACCGCATTGTGGAGGTGCTGGGCATCCCACCGGCCGCCATGCTGGACCAGGCGCCCAAGGCTCGCAAGTACTTTGAACGGCTGCCTGGGGGTGGCTGGACCCTACGAAGGACGAAAGAACTCAGGAAG GACCTGGTGCTGCGCATGCTGGAGTATGAGCCCGCCGCCCGCATCAGCCCCCTGGGGGCTCTGCAGCACGGCTTCTTCCGCCGCACGGCCGACGAGGCCACCAACACGGGCCCGGCAGGCAGCAGTGCCTCCACCTCGCCCGCGCCCCTCGACACCTGCCCCTCTTCCAGCACCGCCAGCTCCATCTCCAGTTCTG GAGGCTCCAGTGGCTCCTCCAGTGACAACCGGACCTACCGCTACAGCAACCGATATTGTGGGGGCCCTGGGCCCCCTATCACAGACTGTGAGATGAACAGCCCCCAG GTCCCACCCTCCCAGCCGCTGCGGCCCTGGGCAGGGGGTGATGTGCCCCACAAGACACATCaagcccctgcctctgcctcgtCACTGCCTGGGACCGGGGCCCAGTTACCCCCCCAGCCCCGATACCTTGGTCGTCCCCCATCACCAACCTCACCACCACCCCCGGAGCTGATGGATGTGAGCCTGGTGGGCGGCCCTGCTGACTGCTCCCCACCTCACCCAGCGCCTGCCCCCCAGCACCCGGCTGCCTCAGCCCTCCGGACTCGGATGACTGGAGGTCGTCCACCCCTCCCGCCTCCTGATGACCCTGCCACTCTGGGGCCTCACCTGGGCCTCCGTGGTGTACCCCAGAGCACAGCAGCCAGCTCGTGA
- the DYRK1B gene encoding dual specificity tyrosine-phosphorylation-regulated kinase 1B isoform p66 (isoform p66 is encoded by transcript variant 3), giving the protein MAVPPGHGPFSGFPGPQEHTQVLPDVRLLPRRLPLAFRDATSAPLRKLSVDLIKTYKHINEVYYAKKKRRAQQAPPQDSSNKKEKKVLNHGYDDDNHDYIVRSGERWLERYEIDSLIGKGSFGQVVKAYDHQTQELVAIKIIKNKKAFLNQAQIELRLLELMNQHDTEMKYYIVHLKRHFMFRNHLCLVFELLSYNLYDLLRNTHFRGVSLNLTRKLAQQLCTALLFLATPELSIIHCDLKPENILLCNPKRSAIKIVDFGSSCQLGQRIYQYIQSRFYRSPEVLLGTPYDLAIDMWSLGCILVEMHTGEPLFSGSNEVDQMNRIVEVLGIPPAAMLDQAPKARKYFERLPGGGWTLRRTKELRKDYQGPGTRRLQEDLVLRMLEYEPAARISPLGALQHGFFRRTADEATNTGPAGSSASTSPAPLDTCPSSSTASSISSSGGSSGSSSDNRTYRYSNRYCGGPGPPITDCEMNSPQVPPSQPLRPWAGGDVPHKTHQAPASASSLPGTGAQLPPQPRYLGRPPSPTSPPPPELMDVSLVGGPADCSPPHPAPAPQHPAASALRTRMTGGRPPLPPPDDPATLGPHLGLRGVPQSTAASS; this is encoded by the exons ATGGCCGTCCCACCGGGCCATGGTCCCTTCTCTGGCTTCCCAGGGCCCCAGGAGCACACGCAG GTATTGCCTGATGTGCGGCTACTGCCTCGGAGGCTGCCCCTGGCCTTCCGGGATGCAACCTCAGCCCCGCTGCGTAAGCTCTCTGTGGACCTCATCAAGACCTACAAGCACATCAAtgag GTATACTATGCGAAGAAGAAGCGGCGGGCCCAGCAGGCGCCACCCCAGGATTCGAGCaacaagaaggagaagaaggtcCTGAACCATGGTTATGATGACGACAACCATGACTACATCGTGCGCAGTGGCGAGCGCTGGCTGGAGCGCTACGAAATTGACTCGCTCATTGGCAAAGGCTCCTTTGGCCAG GTGGTGAAAGCCTATGATCATCAGACCCAGGAGCTTGTGGCCATCAAGATCATCAAGAACAAAAAGGCTTTCCTGAACCAGGCCCAGATTGAGCTGCGGCTGCTGGAGCTGATGAACCAGCATGACACGGAGATGAAGTACTATATAG TACACCTGAAGCGGCACTTCATGTTCCGGAACCACCTGTGCCTGGTATTTGAGCTGCTGTCCTACAACCTGTACGACCTCCTGCGCAACACCCACTTCCGCGGCGTCTCGCTGAACCTGACCCGGAAGCTGGCGCAGCAGCTCTGCACGGCACTGCTCTTTCTGGCCACGCCTGAGCTCAGCATCATTCACTGCGACCTCAAGCCCGAAAACATCTTGCTGTGCAACCCCAAGCGCAGCGCCATCAAGATTGTGGACTTCGGCAGCTCCTGCCAGCTTGGCCAGAGG ATCTACCAGTATATCCAGAGCCGCTTCTACCGCTCACCTGAGGTGCTCCTGGGCACACCCTACGACCTGGCCATTGACATGTGGTCCCTGGGCTGCATCCTTGTGGAGATGCACACCGGAGAGCCCCTCTTCAGTGGCTCCAATGAG GTCGACCAGATGAACCGCATTGTGGAGGTGCTGGGCATCCCACCGGCCGCCATGCTGGACCAGGCGCCCAAGGCTCGCAAGTACTTTGAACGGCTGCCTGGGGGTGGCTGGACCCTACGAAGGACGAAAGAACTCAGGAAG GATTACCAGGGCCCCGGGACACGGCGGCTGCAGGAG GACCTGGTGCTGCGCATGCTGGAGTATGAGCCCGCCGCCCGCATCAGCCCCCTGGGGGCTCTGCAGCACGGCTTCTTCCGCCGCACGGCCGACGAGGCCACCAACACGGGCCCGGCAGGCAGCAGTGCCTCCACCTCGCCCGCGCCCCTCGACACCTGCCCCTCTTCCAGCACCGCCAGCTCCATCTCCAGTTCTG GAGGCTCCAGTGGCTCCTCCAGTGACAACCGGACCTACCGCTACAGCAACCGATATTGTGGGGGCCCTGGGCCCCCTATCACAGACTGTGAGATGAACAGCCCCCAG GTCCCACCCTCCCAGCCGCTGCGGCCCTGGGCAGGGGGTGATGTGCCCCACAAGACACATCaagcccctgcctctgcctcgtCACTGCCTGGGACCGGGGCCCAGTTACCCCCCCAGCCCCGATACCTTGGTCGTCCCCCATCACCAACCTCACCACCACCCCCGGAGCTGATGGATGTGAGCCTGGTGGGCGGCCCTGCTGACTGCTCCCCACCTCACCCAGCGCCTGCCCCCCAGCACCCGGCTGCCTCAGCCCTCCGGACTCGGATGACTGGAGGTCGTCCACCCCTCCCGCCTCCTGATGACCCTGCCACTCTGGGGCCTCACCTGGGCCTCCGTGGTGTACCCCAGAGCACAGCAGCCAGCTCGTGA
- the DYRK1B gene encoding dual specificity tyrosine-phosphorylation-regulated kinase 1B isoform X2 has protein sequence MLAARPPHWGPHRAPAPRGPRASPDPGLSGGGSRGAGCKKAPPGRAPAPGLAPLRPSEPTMAVPPGHGPFSGFPGPQEHTQVLPDVRLLPRRLPLAFRDATSAPLRKLSVDLIKTYKHINEVYYAKKKRRAQQAPPQDSSNKKEKKVLNHGYDDDNHDYIVRSGERWLERYEIDSLIGKGSFGQVVKAYDHQTQELVAIKIIKNKKAFLNQAQIELRLLELMNQHDTEMKYYIVHLKRHFMFRNHLCLVFELLSYNLYDLLRNTHFRGVSLNLTRKLAQQLCTALLFLATPELSIIHCDLKPENILLCNPKRSAIKIVDFGSSCQLGQRIYQYIQSRFYRSPEVLLGTPYDLAIDMWSLGCILVEMHTGEPLFSGSNEVDQMNRIVEVLGIPPAAMLDQAPKARKYFERLPGGGWTLRRTKELRKDYQGPGTRRLQEDLVLRMLEYEPAARISPLGALQHGFFRRTADEATNTGPAGSSASTSPAPLDTCPSSSTASSISSSGGSSGSSSDNRTYRYSNRYCGGPGPPITDCEMNSPQVPPSQPLRPWAGGDVPHKTHQAPASASSLPGTGAQLPPQPRYLGRPPSPTSPPPPELMDVSLVGGPADCSPPHPAPAPQHPAASALRTRMTGGRPPLPPPDDPATLGPHLGLRGVPQSTAASS, from the exons ATGCTGGCCGCTCGCCCACCCCACTGGGGGCCCCACCGCGCCCCAGCCCCCCGTGGGCCCCGCGCCAGCCCTGACCCgg GTCTCAGCGGCGGTGGCAGCCGAGGTGCAGGATGCAAGAAGGCGCCCCCCGGCCGGGCTCCCGCTCCAGGCCTCGCTCCCCTGCGGCCCTCTGAGCCCACCATGGCCGTCCCACCGGGCCATGGTCCCTTCTCTGGCTTCCCAGGGCCCCAGGAGCACACGCAG GTATTGCCTGATGTGCGGCTACTGCCTCGGAGGCTGCCCCTGGCCTTCCGGGATGCAACCTCAGCCCCGCTGCGTAAGCTCTCTGTGGACCTCATCAAGACCTACAAGCACATCAAtgag GTATACTATGCGAAGAAGAAGCGGCGGGCCCAGCAGGCGCCACCCCAGGATTCGAGCaacaagaaggagaagaaggtcCTGAACCATGGTTATGATGACGACAACCATGACTACATCGTGCGCAGTGGCGAGCGCTGGCTGGAGCGCTACGAAATTGACTCGCTCATTGGCAAAGGCTCCTTTGGCCAG GTGGTGAAAGCCTATGATCATCAGACCCAGGAGCTTGTGGCCATCAAGATCATCAAGAACAAAAAGGCTTTCCTGAACCAGGCCCAGATTGAGCTGCGGCTGCTGGAGCTGATGAACCAGCATGACACGGAGATGAAGTACTATATAG TACACCTGAAGCGGCACTTCATGTTCCGGAACCACCTGTGCCTGGTATTTGAGCTGCTGTCCTACAACCTGTACGACCTCCTGCGCAACACCCACTTCCGCGGCGTCTCGCTGAACCTGACCCGGAAGCTGGCGCAGCAGCTCTGCACGGCACTGCTCTTTCTGGCCACGCCTGAGCTCAGCATCATTCACTGCGACCTCAAGCCCGAAAACATCTTGCTGTGCAACCCCAAGCGCAGCGCCATCAAGATTGTGGACTTCGGCAGCTCCTGCCAGCTTGGCCAGAGG ATCTACCAGTATATCCAGAGCCGCTTCTACCGCTCACCTGAGGTGCTCCTGGGCACACCCTACGACCTGGCCATTGACATGTGGTCCCTGGGCTGCATCCTTGTGGAGATGCACACCGGAGAGCCCCTCTTCAGTGGCTCCAATGAG GTCGACCAGATGAACCGCATTGTGGAGGTGCTGGGCATCCCACCGGCCGCCATGCTGGACCAGGCGCCCAAGGCTCGCAAGTACTTTGAACGGCTGCCTGGGGGTGGCTGGACCCTACGAAGGACGAAAGAACTCAGGAAG GATTACCAGGGCCCCGGGACACGGCGGCTGCAGGAG GACCTGGTGCTGCGCATGCTGGAGTATGAGCCCGCCGCCCGCATCAGCCCCCTGGGGGCTCTGCAGCACGGCTTCTTCCGCCGCACGGCCGACGAGGCCACCAACACGGGCCCGGCAGGCAGCAGTGCCTCCACCTCGCCCGCGCCCCTCGACACCTGCCCCTCTTCCAGCACCGCCAGCTCCATCTCCAGTTCTG GAGGCTCCAGTGGCTCCTCCAGTGACAACCGGACCTACCGCTACAGCAACCGATATTGTGGGGGCCCTGGGCCCCCTATCACAGACTGTGAGATGAACAGCCCCCAG GTCCCACCCTCCCAGCCGCTGCGGCCCTGGGCAGGGGGTGATGTGCCCCACAAGACACATCaagcccctgcctctgcctcgtCACTGCCTGGGACCGGGGCCCAGTTACCCCCCCAGCCCCGATACCTTGGTCGTCCCCCATCACCAACCTCACCACCACCCCCGGAGCTGATGGATGTGAGCCTGGTGGGCGGCCCTGCTGACTGCTCCCCACCTCACCCAGCGCCTGCCCCCCAGCACCCGGCTGCCTCAGCCCTCCGGACTCGGATGACTGGAGGTCGTCCACCCCTCCCGCCTCCTGATGACCCTGCCACTCTGGGGCCTCACCTGGGCCTCCGTGGTGTACCCCAGAGCACAGCAGCCAGCTCGTGA
- the DYRK1B gene encoding dual specificity tyrosine-phosphorylation-regulated kinase 1B isoform X1, whose amino-acid sequence MLAARPPHWGPHRAPAPRGPRASPDPGLSGGGSRGAGCKKAPPGRAPAPGLAPLRPSEPTMAVPPGHGPFSGFPGPQEHTQVLPDVRLLPRRLPLAFRDATSAPLRKLSVDLIKTYKHINEVYYAKKKRRAQQAPPQDSSNKKEKKVLNHGYDDDNHDYIVRSGERWLERYEIDSLIGKGSFGQVVKAYDHQTQELVAIKIIKNKKAFLNQAQIELRLLELMNQHDTEMKYYIVHLKRHFMFRNHLCLVFELLSYNLYDLLRNTHFRGVSLNLTRKLAQQLCTALLFLATPELSIIHCDLKPENILLCNPKRSAIKIVDFGSSCQLGQRIYQYIQSRFYRSPEVLLGTPYDLAIDMWSLGCILVEMHTGEPLFSGSNEVDQMNRIVEVLGIPPAAMLDQAPKARKYFERLPGGGWTLRRTKELRKDYQGPGTRRLQEVLGVQTGGPGGRRAGEPGHSPADYLRFQDLVLRMLEYEPAARISPLGALQHGFFRRTADEATNTGPAGSSASTSPAPLDTCPSSSTASSISSSGGSSGSSSDNRTYRYSNRYCGGPGPPITDCEMNSPQVPPSQPLRPWAGGDVPHKTHQAPASASSLPGTGAQLPPQPRYLGRPPSPTSPPPPELMDVSLVGGPADCSPPHPAPAPQHPAASALRTRMTGGRPPLPPPDDPATLGPHLGLRGVPQSTAASS is encoded by the exons ATGCTGGCCGCTCGCCCACCCCACTGGGGGCCCCACCGCGCCCCAGCCCCCCGTGGGCCCCGCGCCAGCCCTGACCCgg GTCTCAGCGGCGGTGGCAGCCGAGGTGCAGGATGCAAGAAGGCGCCCCCCGGCCGGGCTCCCGCTCCAGGCCTCGCTCCCCTGCGGCCCTCTGAGCCCACCATGGCCGTCCCACCGGGCCATGGTCCCTTCTCTGGCTTCCCAGGGCCCCAGGAGCACACGCAG GTATTGCCTGATGTGCGGCTACTGCCTCGGAGGCTGCCCCTGGCCTTCCGGGATGCAACCTCAGCCCCGCTGCGTAAGCTCTCTGTGGACCTCATCAAGACCTACAAGCACATCAAtgag GTATACTATGCGAAGAAGAAGCGGCGGGCCCAGCAGGCGCCACCCCAGGATTCGAGCaacaagaaggagaagaaggtcCTGAACCATGGTTATGATGACGACAACCATGACTACATCGTGCGCAGTGGCGAGCGCTGGCTGGAGCGCTACGAAATTGACTCGCTCATTGGCAAAGGCTCCTTTGGCCAG GTGGTGAAAGCCTATGATCATCAGACCCAGGAGCTTGTGGCCATCAAGATCATCAAGAACAAAAAGGCTTTCCTGAACCAGGCCCAGATTGAGCTGCGGCTGCTGGAGCTGATGAACCAGCATGACACGGAGATGAAGTACTATATAG TACACCTGAAGCGGCACTTCATGTTCCGGAACCACCTGTGCCTGGTATTTGAGCTGCTGTCCTACAACCTGTACGACCTCCTGCGCAACACCCACTTCCGCGGCGTCTCGCTGAACCTGACCCGGAAGCTGGCGCAGCAGCTCTGCACGGCACTGCTCTTTCTGGCCACGCCTGAGCTCAGCATCATTCACTGCGACCTCAAGCCCGAAAACATCTTGCTGTGCAACCCCAAGCGCAGCGCCATCAAGATTGTGGACTTCGGCAGCTCCTGCCAGCTTGGCCAGAGG ATCTACCAGTATATCCAGAGCCGCTTCTACCGCTCACCTGAGGTGCTCCTGGGCACACCCTACGACCTGGCCATTGACATGTGGTCCCTGGGCTGCATCCTTGTGGAGATGCACACCGGAGAGCCCCTCTTCAGTGGCTCCAATGAG GTCGACCAGATGAACCGCATTGTGGAGGTGCTGGGCATCCCACCGGCCGCCATGCTGGACCAGGCGCCCAAGGCTCGCAAGTACTTTGAACGGCTGCCTGGGGGTGGCTGGACCCTACGAAGGACGAAAGAACTCAGGAAG GATTACCAGGGCCCCGGGACACGGCGGCTGCAGGAGGTGCTGGGCGTGCAGACGGGCGGGCCCGGGGGCCGGCGGGCGGGGGAGCCGGGCCACAGCCCCGCCGACTACCTCCGCTTCCAGGACCTGGTGCTGCGCATGCTGGAGTATGAGCCCGCCGCCCGCATCAGCCCCCTGGGGGCTCTGCAGCACGGCTTCTTCCGCCGCACGGCCGACGAGGCCACCAACACGGGCCCGGCAGGCAGCAGTGCCTCCACCTCGCCCGCGCCCCTCGACACCTGCCCCTCTTCCAGCACCGCCAGCTCCATCTCCAGTTCTG GAGGCTCCAGTGGCTCCTCCAGTGACAACCGGACCTACCGCTACAGCAACCGATATTGTGGGGGCCCTGGGCCCCCTATCACAGACTGTGAGATGAACAGCCCCCAG GTCCCACCCTCCCAGCCGCTGCGGCCCTGGGCAGGGGGTGATGTGCCCCACAAGACACATCaagcccctgcctctgcctcgtCACTGCCTGGGACCGGGGCCCAGTTACCCCCCCAGCCCCGATACCTTGGTCGTCCCCCATCACCAACCTCACCACCACCCCCGGAGCTGATGGATGTGAGCCTGGTGGGCGGCCCTGCTGACTGCTCCCCACCTCACCCAGCGCCTGCCCCCCAGCACCCGGCTGCCTCAGCCCTCCGGACTCGGATGACTGGAGGTCGTCCACCCCTCCCGCCTCCTGATGACCCTGCCACTCTGGGGCCTCACCTGGGCCTCCGTGGTGTACCCCAGAGCACAGCAGCCAGCTCGTGA